The Exiguobacterium aurantiacum DSM 6208 genome includes a window with the following:
- a CDS encoding anaerobic ribonucleoside triphosphate reductase encodes MNQYIVRCCEVNLVQLYEDVCVLPDQDLVQENANVDGKSPLGKLARLSSEVSKELATTYLLSKRSRQAIADNFLYVHDADYYVTGSTTCCQIPLGDLLANGFHTGHGTIRSPQDIRSAMALASIILQANQNMQHGGQAFPTFDADLAPYVEKTYERHVKRLKSLPVDLSDSQIEAIAEQETVTATYQACEAFIHNANSMHSRGGGQVPFVSINYGTDTSPWGRVFIRELLQATERGLGNGETPIFPIQIFKVKEGVNFNEGDPNVDLFQLACRVTGKRLFPNFSFIDAPFNAAYYDGTPASEVAYMGCRTRVMGNRHGAETSIGRGNLSFSTLNLVKIALVSSDLKSFYETLDTYIDIAIEQLLERFEYQCKRRADEFRFLYAQHVWRGSETLAPDDELREVLKQGTLSVGFIGLAETLRVLVGATHAESRDAERLGLDIVARLAERVKAAAERYDLNFSLLATPAEGLSGKFVIKDQQSFGMIEGVTDRAFYTNSYHVPVYQNVSIREKIRLEAPYHALCDAGHITYVEVDGSLAHNPEAVESIVRLMRQYNIGYGSINHPVDRCGSCGLEGIIDEACPTCGEVEQIERIRRITGYLVGTMDRWNSAKREEEKARVKHDARPIRT; translated from the coding sequence ATGAATCAATATATAGTGAGGTGTTGCGAAGTGAATTTAGTTCAGCTGTACGAGGACGTCTGTGTCCTGCCCGATCAAGATTTAGTACAAGAAAACGCCAACGTCGACGGGAAATCGCCGCTCGGGAAACTGGCGCGTCTATCGTCTGAAGTATCAAAAGAGTTGGCCACAACATACTTGTTGTCGAAGCGCTCGAGGCAGGCAATTGCGGACAATTTCCTTTACGTCCATGATGCGGACTACTATGTGACAGGCTCGACGACATGTTGTCAAATCCCACTCGGGGACTTGCTTGCGAACGGATTCCATACGGGTCATGGGACGATAAGATCACCCCAGGATATCCGTTCGGCGATGGCGCTCGCATCGATCATCCTTCAAGCGAATCAAAACATGCAGCATGGTGGACAGGCGTTTCCGACGTTCGATGCCGACCTCGCCCCATACGTCGAGAAAACGTACGAGCGACATGTTAAACGCTTGAAATCGCTTCCGGTCGATTTATCGGATAGCCAAATCGAAGCGATTGCAGAGCAAGAGACGGTCACGGCCACGTACCAAGCGTGTGAGGCGTTCATCCATAACGCGAACTCGATGCACTCCCGCGGTGGCGGTCAAGTACCGTTCGTCTCCATCAATTATGGGACCGACACATCACCTTGGGGCCGCGTCTTCATTCGGGAACTGTTACAGGCGACAGAACGGGGACTCGGGAACGGTGAGACGCCGATCTTCCCGATTCAAATTTTCAAAGTGAAAGAGGGGGTCAACTTTAACGAAGGCGATCCGAACGTTGACTTGTTCCAGTTGGCGTGTCGTGTTACCGGAAAGAGGTTGTTCCCGAACTTCTCCTTTATCGACGCTCCGTTCAATGCAGCGTACTATGACGGGACACCTGCTTCAGAAGTCGCTTACATGGGGTGCCGAACCCGGGTCATGGGCAATCGTCACGGTGCAGAGACGTCGATCGGAAGAGGGAACTTGTCGTTCTCGACGTTGAACCTCGTCAAAATCGCGCTCGTATCGTCGGATTTGAAATCATTTTATGAGACGCTCGACACGTATATCGACATCGCCATCGAACAGTTGCTCGAGCGATTTGAGTATCAATGCAAACGTCGTGCCGATGAGTTCCGCTTCTTATACGCCCAACACGTGTGGCGCGGTAGTGAGACGCTCGCACCTGACGATGAGCTGCGGGAAGTGTTGAAACAAGGGACGTTGTCGGTCGGTTTCATTGGACTCGCTGAAACGTTACGTGTTCTCGTCGGTGCGACGCATGCAGAGTCGAGGGACGCTGAACGGCTCGGTCTCGACATCGTTGCGCGATTGGCCGAGCGGGTGAAAGCGGCGGCAGAACGCTATGACTTGAACTTCTCGCTTTTGGCGACGCCTGCGGAAGGATTGTCCGGAAAGTTCGTCATAAAAGATCAACAGTCATTCGGGATGATCGAAGGAGTGACTGACCGGGCCTTTTACACGAACTCGTACCACGTCCCCGTATACCAGAACGTGTCAATCCGAGAGAAAATTCGGCTAGAGGCCCCGTATCATGCACTTTGTGACGCCGGTCATATCACGTACGTCGAAGTCGACGGGTCACTCGCCCATAACCCGGAAGCGGTCGAGTCGATTGTCAGGCTTATGCGTCAGTATAATATCGGTTACGGATCAATCAACCATCCGGTCGATCGTTGCGGTAGTTGCGGACTCGAAGGAATCATCGATGAGGCGTGCCCAACGTGCGGCGAGGTCGAGCAGATTGAGCGAATTCGCCGGATCACTGGGTATTTGGTCGGCACGATGGACCGATGGAACTCGGCGAAACGAGAAGAAGAAAAAGCGAGGGTGAAGCATGATGCGCGTCCTATCCGTACTTGA
- a CDS encoding formate/nitrite transporter family protein encodes MEIHALESLRKKAQASSHMIHYRPMEYFLRAMLAGIFIGFAAIFTLKVVNGMYLLDSPFTTLIGGFSFGIALVMIIYGGAELFTGNTMYFTTSTLRGYTTLSDTMLVWLLCFVGNAVGGILFAILLAPTGIIQELGMNNWLFAVVESKMHHTTVEIFFRAIFCNWMVCLAIFLPKQMKNEFAQIFSMIFLVAVFFASGFDHVIANFVLFALTLVVPHPETISFAGAIHNLVPATFGNIIGGALFMGAIYTWLNAKGLREAQESEEVELKIVKSAKEV; translated from the coding sequence ATGGAAATCCATGCACTTGAATCATTGCGAAAAAAAGCCCAGGCGTCATCGCACATGATTCATTATCGGCCAATGGAATACTTTTTACGGGCGATGCTCGCCGGGATCTTTATCGGGTTCGCCGCCATCTTCACACTAAAAGTCGTCAATGGCATGTATCTGCTTGATTCGCCGTTCACGACGCTCATTGGCGGCTTTTCGTTCGGGATTGCACTCGTGATGATCATTTATGGGGGAGCTGAGCTGTTCACGGGGAATACGATGTACTTCACGACGTCGACGTTGCGCGGATATACGACGCTCAGTGATACGATGCTCGTCTGGTTATTGTGCTTTGTTGGGAATGCAGTCGGCGGAATTTTGTTCGCCATATTGCTTGCCCCGACCGGAATCATTCAAGAACTTGGGATGAACAACTGGTTGTTCGCGGTCGTCGAGAGCAAGATGCACCACACGACGGTCGAGATCTTCTTCCGTGCCATCTTCTGTAACTGGATGGTCTGTCTTGCAATCTTCTTACCGAAACAAATGAAAAATGAGTTCGCCCAAATCTTCTCGATGATCTTTCTCGTCGCCGTCTTCTTCGCCTCTGGGTTCGATCACGTCATCGCGAACTTCGTCTTGTTCGCGCTCACGCTCGTCGTCCCGCATCCGGAGACAATCAGCTTCGCTGGCGCGATCCACAACTTGGTCCCGGCGACGTTCGGGAACATCATCGGTGGGGCGTTATTCATGGGAGCGATTTACACATGGTTGAACGCGAAAGGATTGCGTGAAGCGCAAGAATCGGAAGAAGTCGAACTGAAAATCGTCAAATCGGCAAAAGAGGTATGA
- a CDS encoding 50S ribosomal protein L25/general stress protein Ctc — protein sequence MADKLNVTKRELRPRSVRANLRKEGKVLGVVYGYKVESTPVAFEEMALRKILREHGDNALIELNIDGKKVNTLVHGTEVDPFTNEYKHVEFMAVKMDEATEVEADVTLVGDAKGVKEGGFLAQTLYKVTVSATPANIPERIELDVSELGIGDSVTVADIPENKDYEVVSDGELQIASVNEPVSLEELEADTDTTQEGETEATEEESAEASSEESEEKSEDKE from the coding sequence ATGGCAGACAAGCTTAATGTAACGAAACGAGAGTTACGACCACGATCGGTCCGTGCAAACTTACGCAAAGAAGGAAAAGTGCTAGGTGTCGTTTACGGCTACAAAGTCGAGAGCACACCAGTCGCGTTTGAAGAGATGGCACTTCGTAAAATCCTTCGTGAGCATGGTGATAACGCCTTGATCGAACTCAACATCGACGGCAAGAAAGTGAACACGCTCGTTCACGGGACGGAAGTTGACCCGTTCACGAACGAGTATAAGCACGTCGAGTTCATGGCCGTGAAGATGGACGAAGCAACAGAAGTCGAAGCGGACGTCACGCTCGTCGGCGACGCGAAAGGTGTCAAAGAAGGCGGCTTCTTGGCACAAACGCTCTATAAAGTCACGGTATCGGCCACACCTGCCAACATCCCAGAGCGCATCGAACTCGATGTATCTGAACTTGGCATCGGTGACTCGGTGACGGTAGCGGACATTCCAGAAAACAAAGACTACGAGGTTGTCTCGGATGGCGAACTTCAAATCGCATCGGTTAATGAGCCGGTATCACTTGAAGAGCTTGAAGCAGACACAGATACTACGCAAGAAGGTGAAACTGAAGCGACTGAAGAAGAGTCGGCTGAAGCATCTTCGGAAGAGTCTGAAGAGAAGTCTGAAGACAAAGAATAA
- the mutL gene encoding DNA mismatch repair endonuclease MutL has product MGIIQELPEQLANRIAAGEVVERPASVVKELVENAIDAGATKIEVELVEAGIRLIKVRDNGHGFYEDDAARAFLRHATSKIRDEHDLFRIRTLGFRGEALASIASVSHVTLKSRRTEEDGFEMTLQGGVVAETMPTAANVGTEIAVSQLFFNTPARLKYLKTSATELASITDTLNRIALSHPEVRLSAFHEDKELLRTNGNGDVKQVMLAIYGRQVASQIVTASGKTNDYSLSAYLVRPEVTRSNKQYVTLILNGRSIKNFALTQSVLDGYHTLLPIGRYPIAVLEVNMDPMLIDVNVHPTKREVRLSKEKELCQLIRETVQLTLREQRLIPSVQPKPKPERIQSEQERLDFTVERSPEVKEDVEWNYPIPREPITSPSNWAPTPHTQEATPKREFEATPKKKQGERLPSLDVIGQLHASYIVCGAEDGMYVIDQHAAQERIKYELFYEQLGRPEKEYQLLLLPLTLEFTQEEALAIEEVTTLLEEAGLQLEPFGGNTFLVREIPTWYPQHDLEGTVRDLIEMAIRDRSINIAKYREEASILMACKRSIKANHPLNIEMMRQLIDDLNQTASPYTCPHGRPILVKWSTYELEKLFKRVM; this is encoded by the coding sequence ATGGGCATCATTCAAGAACTGCCAGAACAGTTAGCGAACCGGATCGCTGCCGGTGAAGTCGTCGAGCGCCCGGCCTCGGTCGTAAAAGAGCTTGTCGAGAACGCAATCGATGCCGGTGCGACGAAAATCGAGGTCGAACTCGTAGAAGCCGGGATTCGGTTGATCAAAGTTCGTGACAACGGCCACGGTTTCTATGAAGACGATGCCGCGCGCGCCTTTTTAAGGCATGCGACGAGTAAGATTCGCGATGAACACGACTTGTTCCGCATTCGTACGCTCGGCTTTCGAGGCGAGGCGCTCGCGTCGATCGCTTCGGTGAGTCACGTCACACTCAAGTCTCGACGGACAGAAGAAGACGGGTTTGAAATGACGCTCCAAGGCGGCGTCGTGGCCGAGACGATGCCGACAGCGGCCAACGTCGGCACAGAGATTGCCGTCAGTCAGCTATTTTTTAATACACCGGCTCGGCTGAAGTATTTGAAGACGTCGGCGACAGAACTCGCAAGCATCACCGATACACTCAACCGAATCGCGCTATCCCATCCAGAAGTCCGTCTATCCGCGTTTCATGAAGACAAAGAGCTGCTTCGGACGAACGGAAACGGAGACGTCAAACAAGTGATGCTCGCCATTTACGGCCGGCAAGTCGCCTCGCAAATCGTCACGGCGTCGGGCAAGACGAACGATTACAGTTTAAGCGCGTATCTCGTCCGTCCCGAAGTGACCCGCTCGAACAAACAGTACGTGACGCTCATCTTGAACGGACGGAGCATTAAAAATTTTGCCTTGACCCAAAGCGTGCTCGACGGGTATCATACGCTCCTTCCAATCGGGCGCTATCCGATTGCCGTACTCGAGGTGAATATGGATCCGATGCTCATTGACGTCAACGTCCACCCGACGAAGCGGGAAGTCCGGCTCTCCAAAGAGAAAGAACTGTGCCAATTGATTCGAGAGACGGTCCAGCTGACGTTGCGCGAGCAACGCCTCATCCCGTCTGTTCAACCAAAACCGAAACCGGAGCGCATTCAGTCTGAGCAAGAACGGCTCGACTTCACCGTGGAACGTTCGCCTGAAGTGAAAGAGGACGTTGAATGGAACTATCCGATCCCTCGTGAGCCAATCACGTCACCGAGCAATTGGGCGCCGACGCCGCACACGCAAGAGGCCACGCCTAAACGTGAGTTTGAGGCCACGCCTAAAAAGAAACAAGGGGAGCGGCTCCCGTCGCTCGACGTCATCGGTCAACTGCATGCGAGCTATATCGTCTGTGGCGCCGAGGACGGCATGTACGTCATTGACCAACATGCCGCCCAAGAACGTATCAAATACGAGCTGTTTTATGAACAACTCGGGCGTCCTGAAAAAGAATATCAGTTGTTGCTGCTTCCACTCACGCTCGAGTTCACGCAAGAAGAAGCGCTCGCCATCGAAGAAGTCACTACGCTATTAGAAGAGGCGGGTCTGCAACTCGAACCGTTCGGTGGCAACACGTTCCTCGTCCGTGAGATTCCGACGTGGTATCCGCAACATGACCTCGAAGGGACGGTCCGGGATTTGATCGAGATGGCGATTCGGGACCGGTCCATTAATATTGCCAAGTACCGCGAAGAGGCCTCAATCTTAATGGCGTGTAAACGTTCGATCAAAGCGAACCATCCGTTGAACATCGAGATGATGCGCCAACTGATCGACGATTTGAATCAGACCGCTTCCCCGTACACGTGTCCGCACGGACGACCGATTCTCGTGAAGTGGAGCACGTATGAACTTGAGAAGCTATTCAAGCGCGTTATGTGA
- the mutS gene encoding DNA mismatch repair protein MutS, whose protein sequence is METIHQTPMMKQYFSIKADYPDAFLFYRLGDFYELFFDDAQIVAKELELTLTAKNGKNAEHPIPMCGVPHHSAAIYIEQLIEKGFNVAICEQMEDPKATKGLVKREVIQVITPGTYMASLGEKENRYLVAVSKHGAVYGVARGDVTTGESWLTTLPTKEAVLREMEGLLPNEVLVDDERLADALAPLGIPLSIQSERIDSDLADGAKDGAQRDAFALLYAYLTRTQKRSLDHLQPAIAYEVEQHMQLDANTARNLELFRSARSGERKGSLLALLDETTTAMGGRLLKRWLEQPLYTETAIQDRLDAVENLLDDFMLRDQLREQLKHVYDIERLVAKVGYGTANARDLVQLRDTLTRIPDVQHLLQSVTASRLRQIDTDLDTFDELTKLLHSALVDAPAISTKEGGMIRAGYSSELDELLEAKANGKTWIANLEQQERLATGIKSLKIGYNRVFGYYLEVTKANARLLEEGRYERKQTLTNAERYVTPELKEKEALILGAEEKSCTLEYELFVELRDRVKRETKPLQQLARSLSELDVLLSLALVAEKRDYVRAKTSKHVQIDRGRHPVIETVLPRGEYVANDLTLDDSRRMLLITGPNMSGKSTYMRQFALITIMHQIGSFVPAEAAELPLFDRIFTRIGAADDLVSGQSTFMVEMTETRQAVTEATANSLILLDEIGRGTSTYDGMALAQAIVEYIAASIGAKTLFSTHYHELTVLEESIPALENVHVRAIERDGRVVFLHEVHPGKADKSYGIHVAELADLPPELIDRARTILSALEAEPVTTPRSPIEKEATDEAAQLSLFETSDDVRQQLLELDLLAMNPIEAMQALYALQQSAKKG, encoded by the coding sequence ATGGAAACGATACATCAAACCCCGATGATGAAACAATACTTTTCAATCAAGGCGGACTATCCAGACGCCTTTTTATTCTATCGGCTCGGTGATTTTTATGAGCTGTTTTTTGATGATGCACAAATTGTCGCCAAAGAGCTCGAATTGACACTCACCGCAAAAAACGGGAAAAACGCGGAGCATCCGATCCCGATGTGCGGGGTCCCGCATCACTCGGCAGCGATTTATATCGAGCAATTGATCGAAAAAGGGTTCAACGTGGCCATCTGTGAACAAATGGAGGACCCGAAGGCGACAAAAGGTCTCGTCAAACGGGAAGTCATTCAAGTGATCACACCAGGGACCTATATGGCGTCACTCGGTGAGAAAGAGAACCGTTACTTGGTCGCCGTCTCGAAGCACGGCGCTGTATATGGAGTGGCCCGTGGCGATGTGACGACCGGCGAATCGTGGTTGACGACGCTTCCGACAAAAGAAGCCGTCCTTCGGGAAATGGAAGGGTTGCTCCCGAACGAGGTGCTCGTCGATGACGAGCGATTAGCAGACGCGCTTGCGCCGTTAGGCATCCCACTCTCCATTCAATCGGAGCGCATCGATTCCGACCTTGCCGACGGCGCGAAGGACGGGGCGCAACGGGATGCGTTCGCGTTGCTATACGCGTATTTGACACGGACACAAAAGCGTTCCCTCGACCACCTGCAACCTGCCATCGCCTATGAAGTCGAGCAACATATGCAGCTCGATGCGAATACGGCTAGGAACTTAGAGTTGTTCCGTTCAGCCCGGTCCGGAGAACGAAAAGGATCGCTCCTAGCCTTGTTAGATGAAACGACGACCGCGATGGGCGGCCGGTTGTTGAAGCGTTGGCTCGAGCAACCGCTTTATACGGAAACGGCGATTCAAGACCGATTGGACGCAGTCGAGAACTTGTTAGACGACTTCATGTTACGTGACCAACTCCGAGAACAGTTGAAACACGTGTACGATATCGAACGTCTTGTTGCAAAAGTCGGATACGGGACGGCGAATGCCCGAGATCTCGTGCAATTGCGCGATACGCTCACCCGCATCCCTGACGTTCAGCACTTGTTACAATCGGTCACGGCGTCACGTCTCCGTCAAATTGACACAGACCTCGACACGTTCGACGAGTTGACGAAGTTGCTTCATTCAGCGCTTGTTGATGCGCCGGCGATCTCGACAAAAGAAGGCGGAATGATTCGTGCCGGTTATTCGAGTGAGTTGGACGAGCTACTCGAGGCGAAAGCGAACGGAAAGACGTGGATTGCCAACCTTGAGCAACAAGAGCGACTCGCGACTGGGATTAAATCACTCAAAATCGGCTACAATCGCGTCTTTGGCTATTACTTGGAAGTGACGAAAGCAAACGCACGCTTGCTCGAAGAGGGGCGTTATGAGCGCAAACAGACGCTTACGAACGCCGAGCGCTATGTCACGCCAGAATTGAAAGAAAAAGAAGCCCTCATTCTTGGAGCCGAAGAGAAAAGTTGCACGCTCGAATATGAGTTGTTCGTCGAACTTCGTGACCGTGTCAAACGAGAGACGAAGCCGTTGCAACAGCTCGCCCGTTCGCTCAGCGAGCTTGACGTGTTGCTCAGTCTCGCCCTCGTCGCCGAGAAACGTGACTACGTGCGAGCAAAGACGTCTAAACATGTTCAAATCGACCGCGGCCGCCATCCTGTCATCGAGACGGTGCTCCCGCGCGGCGAATACGTCGCAAACGATTTGACGCTTGACGACAGTCGACGTATGTTGTTGATCACAGGACCGAACATGTCCGGTAAATCGACGTACATGCGTCAGTTCGCTCTCATCACGATCATGCATCAAATCGGATCGTTCGTTCCGGCTGAAGCGGCCGAACTCCCGCTGTTTGACCGTATATTCACGCGCATCGGTGCGGCCGATGACCTCGTGAGCGGTCAGTCGACGTTCATGGTCGAAATGACCGAGACGCGTCAAGCCGTGACAGAAGCGACAGCGAACAGTCTGATTTTACTAGATGAGATTGGTCGCGGCACGTCGACGTATGACGGGATGGCGCTCGCCCAGGCGATCGTCGAATATATCGCGGCCTCGATCGGGGCGAAGACGCTGTTCTCGACCCACTACCATGAGCTCACTGTCTTAGAAGAGTCGATTCCGGCGCTTGAAAACGTCCACGTGCGTGCGATCGAACGGGACGGGCGCGTCGTCTTCTTGCATGAGGTACACCCAGGCAAAGCGGATAAGTCGTACGGGATTCATGTCGCCGAACTGGCCGACCTGCCCCCGGAACTGATTGACCGGGCGAGAACGATCTTGTCTGCACTTGAAGCCGAACCGGTCACGACCCCACGGTCGCCGATCGAAAAGGAGGCGACAGACGAGGCGGCTCAACTGTCGTTGTTCGAGACGAGCGATGACGTCCGCCAACAACTGCTCGAGCTTGATCTGCTCGCCATGAACCCAATCGAGGCGATGCAGGCGCTTTATGCGCTACAACAGTCTGCAAAGAAAGGGTGA
- a CDS encoding RicAFT regulatory complex protein RicA family protein — MTDQQVIEKAKELAELLAKTPEVARFKEAETKVNESERVQTLIKRIKFLQKEAVNCQHYGKTEALAKVEQKIDKAMDELDAIPVVQAFQETQVEVNDLLQYVTVTLANSVTDRIIEATDGDVLAGKTGSGMAAEKSRGGCGY; from the coding sequence GTGACTGACCAACAAGTGATTGAAAAAGCAAAAGAATTGGCCGAACTTCTCGCGAAGACGCCTGAAGTGGCGCGTTTCAAAGAAGCAGAGACGAAAGTGAATGAAAGCGAGCGCGTTCAGACGCTCATCAAACGCATCAAGTTCTTGCAAAAAGAAGCGGTCAATTGTCAGCACTACGGGAAGACGGAAGCCCTCGCGAAAGTCGAACAGAAAATCGATAAAGCGATGGATGAGCTTGACGCGATTCCAGTCGTCCAAGCGTTTCAAGAGACACAAGTCGAAGTGAACGACTTACTTCAATACGTGACGGTGACGCTCGCCAACTCGGTGACCGATCGCATCATCGAAGCGACGGACGGCGATGTCCTCGCAGGAAAAACAGGAAGTGGCATGGCGGCCGAGAAATCACGCGGCGGCTGCGGATACTAA
- a CDS encoding GNAT family N-acetyltransferase: MIRKKQFSELTTHELYALLALRTEVFVVEQQCAYQEVDGKDLDAVHYWMEEGGEIVATLRILIHASPVAIGRVVTSPGHRGNGYSRQLMEAAIEDFGAEDLYLQAQTYVEPFYASFRFERTSDEYDEDGIPHVDMVRKSKA, translated from the coding sequence ATGATCAGAAAAAAACAATTTAGTGAACTGACGACGCATGAACTGTATGCGCTACTCGCACTTCGGACGGAAGTGTTCGTCGTCGAGCAACAATGTGCGTATCAGGAAGTCGACGGGAAAGACCTCGATGCCGTCCATTATTGGATGGAAGAAGGAGGCGAGATCGTCGCTACGTTAAGGATTTTAATCCATGCCTCCCCCGTTGCGATCGGGCGAGTCGTGACGAGCCCGGGGCATCGTGGCAACGGCTATTCGCGTCAACTGATGGAGGCCGCTATCGAAGATTTCGGGGCAGAAGACCTCTATTTGCAAGCCCAGACATACGTCGAACCGTTTTATGCGAGTTTCAGATTCGAGCGGACGAGCGATGAATACGATGAGGACGGGATTCCCCACGTCGACATGGTCCGAAAAAGCAAGGCTTGA
- a CDS encoding phytoene desaturase family protein → MRIGVIGGGIAGLTAAALAQRNGHDVTVYEASREWGGCAGKFERGDYLFPAGATLGMGFEPGGIHDRVLRHLEEAVPFRPLQEVMQIHLFDQTVIYYQDRGRFLAELEAKFPTEAHLIRAFMKEMWRDFETLRPLFERLPALPFRSLQDVLVALQGLRPNTLTIAPKLYRPLQKTLARHQLSGTMFERLIDGVLLDSLQTGSKDASHLLAAVALSIYHEGAFYVEGGLYQLAHALERALRHDGGTALLGRHITSVERVSDGWLLTDRRGRLDIVDTVVSAIPLEATSRLLTGNDAESFMRQYRRHLSRSQWGTFSLYITLPEHVCVNRPLFQQVYTQHLPSGHAFLSMSAGGDVLRTEKPERTVTVSTHLDLSEWIDWKQRAVYEKLESEWTERLVEAVHIGFPDWTGDAGIVLPGGPGAWVKYTKRPHGAVGGYAQTPGQALFHAASYRTDVPNLFVCGDTVFPGAGTVGAMTSGLHVARALGVTL, encoded by the coding sequence ATGCGAATTGGGGTGATTGGAGGCGGCATCGCAGGATTGACTGCGGCCGCGCTCGCACAACGAAACGGACATGACGTGACAGTATATGAAGCGTCACGTGAATGGGGAGGCTGCGCCGGCAAGTTCGAGCGGGGGGATTATTTGTTCCCGGCCGGGGCGACACTCGGCATGGGCTTCGAGCCTGGCGGAATTCATGACCGTGTGCTTCGCCATTTAGAGGAGGCCGTCCCGTTCCGGCCGTTACAGGAAGTCATGCAGATTCACTTGTTCGACCAGACCGTCATCTATTATCAGGACCGCGGTCGTTTTCTAGCTGAACTGGAGGCGAAGTTCCCGACGGAAGCGCACCTTATCCGCGCGTTCATGAAGGAAATGTGGCGTGACTTCGAGACACTCCGGCCTTTATTCGAACGACTACCAGCCTTGCCGTTTCGTAGTCTTCAAGACGTCCTCGTCGCCCTGCAAGGACTTCGGCCAAATACTCTCACCATCGCGCCGAAGTTGTATCGTCCGTTACAGAAGACGCTCGCCCGTCATCAGCTGAGCGGGACGATGTTCGAACGATTGATTGACGGCGTCTTGCTCGACAGTCTGCAGACGGGATCAAAAGATGCGAGCCATCTGCTCGCCGCGGTCGCCTTGTCGATTTACCATGAGGGGGCCTTTTACGTCGAAGGGGGACTGTATCAGCTCGCCCATGCGCTCGAGCGGGCACTGCGTCACGACGGTGGGACGGCGCTGCTCGGTCGTCACATCACCTCTGTCGAACGGGTGAGTGATGGCTGGTTGCTGACAGATCGGCGCGGTCGACTCGACATCGTCGATACGGTCGTATCGGCCATCCCGCTCGAAGCGACGAGTCGATTACTGACTGGTAACGATGCCGAATCGTTCATGCGACAATATCGGCGCCACTTGAGCCGTTCGCAGTGGGGGACGTTCAGTCTCTATATCACGCTCCCGGAACACGTCTGTGTGAACCGGCCATTGTTTCAACAAGTGTATACACAACATTTACCGAGCGGCCATGCGTTCCTGTCGATGTCAGCAGGTGGCGACGTGTTGCGCACCGAAAAGCCGGAGCGGACCGTGACGGTATCGACCCATCTCGATCTTTCGGAATGGATTGATTGGAAACAGCGCGCCGTCTATGAGAAACTTGAGAGTGAATGGACCGAGCGGTTAGTCGAAGCCGTGCACATCGGCTTTCCCGATTGGACAGGGGACGCTGGGATCGTCTTGCCTGGGGGGCCGGGTGCCTGGGTGAAGTATACGAAACGGCCGCACGGCGCCGTCGGGGGCTATGCGCAAACGCCGGGACAAGCATTGTTTCACGCCGCGAGCTATCGGACGGACGTTCCAAACTTGTTCGTCTGCGGTGACACCGTCTTTCCGGGGGCGGGCACGGTCGGGGCGATGACGAGCGGGTTGCACGTGGCCCGGGCGCTCGGTGTGACGTTATAA
- a CDS encoding nucleotidyltransferase domain-containing protein: MHFKLEPAVAARTFVATHFPGCRAALLAGSVVRGEATATSDLDIIIFDDRLVSSYRESFIEAGWPIELFAHNLTSYREFFEQDCRRAIPSLPRMVSEGIVLIDTDVVEHIKREARALLDIGPEPWSDETIEMKRYFLTDALDDLIGCTNRAEGLFIASTLATSVCEFILRTNRQWTGSSKWTYRALDRYDAQAARELADALERYYQTNETDALIRYVDETLSPFGGRLFAGFSRGKSNEM; this comes from the coding sequence ATGCACTTCAAACTTGAACCTGCCGTAGCGGCAAGGACGTTCGTCGCTACGCACTTCCCCGGCTGTCGAGCCGCGCTGCTCGCCGGGAGCGTCGTCCGTGGTGAGGCGACCGCGACGTCAGATCTTGACATCATCATCTTCGACGACAGACTCGTCTCGTCTTATCGGGAATCGTTTATCGAGGCAGGATGGCCTATCGAGCTGTTCGCCCATAACTTGACGTCGTATCGCGAATTCTTTGAGCAGGATTGCCGACGCGCCATTCCGTCGTTGCCAAGAATGGTCTCCGAAGGCATCGTCTTGATCGATACGGATGTCGTCGAACACATCAAACGTGAAGCGAGAGCCTTACTCGACATCGGGCCGGAGCCTTGGTCAGACGAGACGATTGAGATGAAGCGATATTTTCTGACCGATGCGCTCGATGATCTGATCGGATGTACGAATCGCGCAGAGGGGTTGTTCATCGCGAGCACCCTCGCTACGTCAGTCTGTGAGTTCATCCTGCGTACGAATCGGCAATGGACGGGATCCTCCAAATGGACGTACCGCGCTCTCGATCGCTATGATGCCCAAGCAGCCCGTGAGCTCGCCGATGCACTCGAACGCTATTATCAAACGAACGAAACCGACGCCCTCATCCGTTACGTCGATGAGACGCTCTCCCCGTTCGGCGGCCGGTTGTTCGCCGGATTCAGCCGCGGAAAATCAAACGAAATGTGA